A stretch of Palaemon carinicauda isolate YSFRI2023 chromosome 34, ASM3689809v2, whole genome shotgun sequence DNA encodes these proteins:
- the LOC137626770 gene encoding serine/arginine-rich splicing factor 6-like has product MRIHRERNKGNISRKTSSRRKNSNSSCKICSRRKKRNSSSRISRRRKNSNSSCKISSRRKKRNSSSRISKTKKKRNSSSRISRRRKKRNNSSRRKKEEQQQQNQQKKEEE; this is encoded by the coding sequence ATGAGAATCCACAGAGAAAGAAATAAGGGGAACATAAGCAGAAAAACCAGCAGCAGAAGAAAGAATAGTAACAGCAGCTGCAAAATCTGCAGCAGACGAAAgaagaggaacagcagcagcagaatcAGCAGAAGAAGGAAGAATAGTAACAGCAGCTGCAAAATCAGCagcagaagaaagaagaggaacagcagcagcagaatcagcaaaacaaagaagaagaggaacagcagcagcagaatcagcagaagaaggaagaagaggaacaacagcagcagaagaaaaaaagaggaacagcagcagcagaatcAGCAGAAAAAAGAAGAGGAATAG